A single window of Rhodamnia argentea isolate NSW1041297 chromosome 5, ASM2092103v1, whole genome shotgun sequence DNA harbors:
- the LOC125315292 gene encoding putative receptor-like protein kinase At3g47110 — protein MVLKQCRKKIERTRAESVLLQILMDLPNRDRVFSGSFSCLTAIILLLWSVLTLIEAGGNETDRLALLEFKAHITDPGKVLSSWNDTSHFCEWHGVTCGHRHRRVTILDLRSTNLAGIVPPHIGNLSFLREVNLENNSFLSKIPSQFGHLFRLQQLFLNNNSFSGQIPSNLSHCSDLLTLDIGFNMLQGNLPAELGSLSKLQVLVLQSNSLAGNIPPSFGNLSSLQVCAIASINLLSGTIPETLGQLRNLDILALGGNNFVGKIPISIFNISTLTILDVTENQLEGGLPSNLGFTLPNLELIGLSFNHLTRPIPESISNASNLAHFENGWNKFTGKVPSFSKMRGLSKFAIDYNNLGSGQFANLDFLCSLTNSTNLRILGIQNNAFGGPIPDCIGNLSITLSLFGIEDNDISGTLPSGIGNLIDLELLHMGGNDISGDIPSEIGNMNKLKFMDFSQNELFGHIPVSIGNLKMLTKLVLYGNNLTSSIPSSLGNCQNLLLLDLSYNGLSGNIPPEIVSLSSLSIYLNLSQNNLTGSLPEEIEKLQNLGELRVDGNRLYQQIPSTISSCISMERLYLQDNFFEGSLPSTMSSMRGLRVLNVSNNRLSSQIPKYLESLNLTNLSLSSNDFEGALPTGGVFRSAISTSVVGNRKLCGGLPDFRLPSCDYKESKRARISGTAKVLVSTISTFVGISCMLYLIYLFGYRHKKNTSASSSSKEGLLHVSYNSLLRATGGFSSINLLGVGSFGSVYRGLLDQTQSVVAIKILNLTRHGASKSFIAECGALRRIRHRNLVKLLTACSGFDHNGKDFKALVYEFMSNGSLDEWLHPTASQYTERSKLSLLERMNIAIDVACALDYLHHHCETPIVHCDVKPSNVLLDDEMTGHVGDFGLARFLPEATHKLLVDQSSSVGVKGSFGYVAPEYGLGSAVSTEGDVYSFGVLVLEMFTGKRPTDDMLENGLNLHRFAKASLTDQVEKVIDPILLHENQESEKRRTVAPDGKNKSSFTTLECLASVIEIGVTCSSESPRERMDIGDALTKLQGIKKKLLEFIVIA, from the exons ATGGTTTTGAAGCAATGTCGCAAGAAAATCGAAAGAACTCGAGCTGAGAGTGTTTTGCTACAAATTCTCATGGACCTTCCCAATAGGGATCGGGTTTTCTCAGGATCGTTCTCATGCTTAACTGCTATCATTCTTCTATTATGGAGTGTCCTGACTCTAATAGAAGCTGGTGGGAATGAGACCGATCGACTTGCTTTGCTGGAATTCAAGGCCCACATAACCGATCCTGGCAAGGTTTTGAGCTCGTGGAATGATACTAGCCACTTCTGCGAGTGGCACGGTGTAACATGCGGCCATAGACACCGAAGAGTTACCATATTGGACCTTCGCTCCACGAATCTAGCCGGGATCGTGCCGCCCCATATTGGTAATTTGAGCTTTCTGAGGGAAGTCAATCTGGAGAACAACAGTTTCCTCTCCAAAATTCCCTCGCAATTCGGCCACTTGTTTCGGTTGCAGCAGTTGTTCCTTAATAACAACTCGTTCAGTGGACAAATCCCTTCAAATCTCTCTCATTGCTCTGATTTGCTCACTCTTGACATAGGCTTCAACATGCTCCAAGGAAATTTGCCTGCGGAACTTGGCTCCTTGTCCAAGCTCCAAGTACTTGTACTTCAATCCAACAGTTTGGCGGGAAACATTCCACCATCTTTTGGAAACTTATCCTCTCTTCAAGTCTGCGCAATAGCGTCCATTAACCTCCTCAGTGGTACAATACCGGAGACTCTCGGCCAGCTGAGAAATCTAGACATCCTTGCTCTTGGCGGGAATAATTTTGTCGGTAAGATTCCTATCTCAATTTTCAATATATCTACCTTGACAATCCTTGATGTGACTGAAAATCAATTAGAGGGGGGTTTGCCCAGCAACTTAGGCTTCACTCTTCCGAATCTCGAGCTAATAGGTTTGAGTTTCAACCACCTTACCAGACCAATTCCTGAGTCAATATCCAATGCCTCTAATCTTGCTCATTTTGAAAACGGGTGGAACAAATTTACAGGGAAAGTTCCTTCTTTCTCAAAGATGAGAGGACTCTCTAAGTTTGCCATTGACTATAACAACTTAGGAAGTGGGCAATTTGCTAATTTGGACTTCCTCTGCTCTTTAACCAATTCCACAAACTTAAGAATATTGGGTATACAGAACAATGCTTTTGGAGGACCAATACCTGACTGTATCGGTAACCTCTCTATCACCCTTTCGCTATTTGGGATAGAGGACAATGATATTTCTGGAACCTTACCTTCTGGAATCGGAAATCTCATCGATTTAGAATTGCTGCACATGGGGGGCAACGACATCTCTGGAGACATTCCTTCCGAGATAGGGAATATGAACAAATTGAAGTTTATGGATTTCAGccaaaatgaattatttggccATATACCAGTATCCATCGGGAATTTGAAGATGTTAACCAAATTGGTCCTGTATGGCAATAATCTCACGAGCTCCATACCATCGTCTCTAGGAAACTGCCAGAATCTACTTCTCTTAGACCTTTCGTACAATGGTCTCAGCGGTAACATACCCCCGGAGATTGTGAGCCTATCATCTTTGTCGATTTATCTCAACTTGTCTCAAAATAATCTTACCGGCTCCCTTccggaagaaattgaaaaattgcaaaatcttgGTGAGTTACGTGTTGACGGGAACAGATTATATCAACAGATCCCGAGCACTATCAGTAGTTGTATAAGCATGGAACGCCTATATTTACAAGATAACTTTTTTGAAGGGTCCCTACCATCAACTATGAGTTCCATGAGAGGCCTTCGAGTTTTGAATGTTTCCAACAACCGATTGTCAAGTCAAATCCCAAAATATCTAGAATCGCTAAATCTGACAAATTTGAGCCTATCTTCCAATGATTTCGAGGGTGCATTACCTACAGGAGGAGTTTTTAGAAGTGCCATTTCAACTTCAGTTGTTGGAAACAGAAAGCTTTGTGGGGGTCTGCCAGATTTTCGACTACCCAGTTGCGACTACAAAGAGTCAAAACGAGCGAGAATAAGTGGAACTGCAAAAGTTCTGGTATCCACAATCTCTACTTTTGTAGGAATATCTTGCATGCTCTATTTGATATACTTATTCGGGTATAGACACAAAAAGAACACATCAGCTTCAAGCTCTTCTAAAGAAGGGCTTTTGCATGTTTCTTATAATAGTCTACTGAGAGCGACAGGTGGATTCTCCTCCATCAATCTACTCGGTGTAGGTAGTTTTGGATCTGTGTATAGAGGGCTTCTTGATCAGACTCAATCGGTAGTGGCCATCAAGATTCTCAACCTTACCCGTCACGGAGCTTCCAAGAGCTTCATAGCAGAGTGTGGGGCCCTGAGAAGAATCCGACACCGTAATCTCGTGAAGTTACTTACAGCATGTTCTGGGTTTGATCATAATGGAAAAGATTTCAAGGCACTGGTCTATGAGTTCATGTCGAACGGGAGCTTGGATGAATGGTTGCACCCAACTGCATCGCAATATACAGAGAGAAGCAAGTTGAGTCTACTTGAGAGAATGAATATTGCAATTGATGTTGCCTGTGCACTAGATTATCTCCACCATCACTGTGAAACGCCAATAGTTCATTGTGACGTAAAGCCTAGCAATGTACTTCTTGATGATGAAATGACTGGACATGTAGGCGATTTCGGGCTTGCTAGGTTCCTTCCAGAAGCAACACATAAGCTACTAGTCGATCAATCGAGCTCTGTCGGGGTAAAAGGATCTTTTGGCTACGTAGCTCCAG AGTACGGCTTAGGTAGTGCGGTATCCACAGAAGGAGATGTGTACAGCTTTGGAGTCCTTGTTTTGGAGATGTTCACAGGCAAGAGGCCGACCGATGACATGCTTGAAAATGGGCTGAACCTTCATCGTTTCGCAAAGGCATCTCTGACTGACCAAGTGGAAAAGGTAATCGATCCCATTCTACTCCATGAAAATCAGGAATCGGAGAAGAGACGAACCGTCGCTCCGGATGGCAAGAACAAAAGCTCGTTTACTACTCTGGAGTGTTTGGCTTCGGTCATCGAAATAGGGGTCACTTGCTCTTCTGAGTCTCCAAGGGAACGAATGGACATAGGCGATGCATTGACTAAACTCCAAGGAATCAAGAAGAAACTTCTTGAGTTCATCGTCATTGCCTAG